The following are encoded together in the Phaseolus vulgaris cultivar G19833 chromosome 9, P. vulgaris v2.0, whole genome shotgun sequence genome:
- the LOC137822522 gene encoding uncharacterized protein, with the protein MIPQQEPDFNLNHLKLYYGKLFPFADLVRWVSYGNDGKHPGCDQSYLGRREFSFTLENDIYLRFQSFNNTLELENSVKEKSPVKIDIGPVYSVDPAKRYAYAQGENNVFAPVERELIFDIDMTDYDDVRYCCSGADVCLVCWPLMTIAIKVIDTALRDDFGFKHVLWVYSGRRGVHCWVCDRKARRLSNEQRGAIADYFRVYKGNENSHKKVSLTGAALHPFLATSYTNVLKDYFEKNLLTGQNLLATEERYEKILNMIPDESIASELRGRWQDSRRSSSAKEDINVVRWEQFKQVLQSGKHKAQGLRRCVEEIVFSFTYPRLDMEVSKHMNHLLKAPFCVHPKTGRVCVPIDPNRCDEFDPTTVPTLSQLIEELNYEGSISDIDGELNRTSIGNAITLFRSSFLQPLLKACKEEIENSYNLKLQQSKNSLGW; encoded by the exons ATGATCCCACAACAAGAACCCGATTTCAATCTCAATCACCTCAAGCTATATTACG GAAAGCTGTTTCCTTTTGCTGATTTAGTCAGATGGGTGTCTTATGGCAACG ATGGGAAGCACCCAGGTTGTGATCAGTCCTACTTGGGGCGAAGAGAGTTTTCCTTCACTTTGGAGAATGATATTTATCTGCGTTTCCAATCTTTCAACAATACCCTTGAGCTCGAAAATTCAGTCAAAGAGAAGTCCCCTGTTAAGATAGATATTGGACCTGTCTACTCTGTTGAT CCTGCAAAAAGGTATGCCTATGCACAGGGTGAAAATAACGTCTTTGCCCCAGTTGAGAGAGAGTTGATTTTTGATATA GATATGACAGACTATGATGATGTTAGATACTGCTGCTCAGGTGCTGATGTTTGTTTGGTTTGCTGGCCGTTGATGACTATAGCAATCAAAGTGATTGATACTGCCTTAAGAG ATGACTTTGGTTTCAAACACGTTCTATGGGTATACAGTGGACGCAGAGGTGTTCATTGCTGGGTCTGTGACAGGAAGGCAAGAAG GTTGTCTAATGAGCAGAGAGGTGCTATTGCTGACTATTTTCGAGTGTACAAG GGCAATGAAAATAGTCATAAGAAGGTTTCTTTGACGGGTGCTGCCCTTCATCCTTTCTTGGC GACATCATACACTAATGTTCTCAAGGACTATTTCGAGAAAAATCTGCTTACCGGACAAAATTTACTTGCTACTGAGGAGAGATATGAGAAGATCCTAAACATGATTCCTGATGaat CTATTGCTTCTGAACTTAGGGGAAGATGGCAAGATAGTAGGCGGTCTTCTAGTGCAAAAGAAGACATCAATGTTGTTCGATGGGAACAATTCAAACAGGTGCTGCAATCTGGAAAACATAAG GCACAAGGGCTGCGCCGATGTGTTGAAGAGATTGTGTTCTCCTTTACATATCCCAGGCTAGATATGGAG GTTTCTAAACATATGAATCACTTGCTTAAAGCACCATTCTGTGTACATCCTAAAACAG GTCGTGTTTGTGTTCCTATTGATCCAAATCGGTGTGACGAATTTGATCCTACTACAGTACCCACCCTTTCACAG CTGATAGAGGAGCTTAATTACGAGGGCTCAATATCTGATATTGATGGTG AATTGAATAGAACTTCGATTGGAAATGCCATTACGCTCTTCAGATCGTCATTCTTACAGCCTTTACTAAAAGCCTGCAAG GAAGAGATAGAAAATTCGTATAACTTAAAGTTGCAGCAGTCAAAGAATTCTCTTGGTTGGTAG